CCCGAGCTGCCGGCGCTGCGACTGGAACGTGACGAGCATCATCGGCACAAGGATGTCTACGACCACACGTTGATCGTCCTGGAGCAGGCGATCGCGCTCGAGGAGAGCGGCCCGGACCTCACGCTGAGGCTCGCCGCGCTGCTGCACGACATCGGCAAGCCCCGCACTCGTCGCTTCGAGAACGACGGCCGGGTCTCCTTCCACCACCACGAGGTCGTGGGCGCCAAGATGACCAAGAAGCGCATGACAGCCCTCAAGTACTCCAACGACCACGTCAGGGATGTCTCGCGGCTGGTGGAACTCCACCTGCGCTTCCACGGGTACGGCACCGGCGAGTGGACGGACTCCGCTGTCCGCCGCTATGTGCGCGACGCCGGCCCGCTGCTCGACCGCCTTCACAAACTGACCCGCTCCGACTGCACCACGCGGAACAAGCGCAAGGCGAACGCTCTCTCCCGGGCGTACGACGGTCTGGAGGAGCGCATCGCCCAGCTCCAGGAGCAGGAGGAACTGGACGCCATCCGCCCGGATCTCGACGGCAATCAGATCATGGAGATCCTGGGTGTCGGTCCGGGCCCGGTGATCGGGCAGGCGTACAAGTTCCTGTTGGAGCTGCGTCTGGAGCACGGGCCGATGGAACACGATGAGGCCGTGACAGCGCTCAAGGAGTGGTGGGCTCAGGCGTCCCAGGTTTCCTGACGGCAGGCCGGCAGTCGTCTGCGACCGGCATCAGCGCGGGGCGATGTTTCACGTGAAACATCGCTCTCTGTTTCAGGGCTGCCTTGCCAAGCCGAAGCGGGCCATGGCTGCAGCGATCACTCCGTAGATCACCGCCACGGTGATCACCAGAGCGGTGGAGCGGCCGTCCGGCGGGAGCATCAGGGCGGCTACGGCAGCGGCGCCTACGAAGGCGATGTTGAACAGGACGTCGTAGAGGGAGAAGATCCGGCCCCGGTATCCGTCCTCGACGGAGGACTGGACGATCGTGTCCGTCGAGATCTTCGCTCCCTGCGTGACCAGACCCAGGACGAACGCCGCGATCAATATGGGCACTTCCGTGAAGGGCAGGCCGAGCGCCGGTTCCAGCACGGCGGCGGCCGCGGAGCAGGTCACGATCCAGAGGCCGGGGCCCAGCCTCCCCGCAGCCCAGGGTGTGATCACCGCCGCCGTGAAGAATCCCGCTCCCGAGATGCCCACAGCGAGACCGAGGAGGGCCAGCCCCTCGTCTTCGGACGCTCCAGAGCTTTCGAACGACCAGGCATAACGGCAGAGCATGAGCACCATGACGGTCAGGGCGCCATAGCAGAAGCGCATCAGCGTCATCGAGGCCAGCGCCCAGGCAGCGGCCCGCCGTCCCGGCTCGGCGAGATGTCGTACACCCGAGACCAGACCCCGTGCGGTGCCGGCTACGGCCGTGCCCAGTCGTGGCTGCACCAGTTCGGGATCCGGGCCGAGCAGTTCCCGGGCGATACGCAGGGAGGCCAGAGCCGCGCAGAGGTAGAGGCCCGCGCCGAGGAGAACCACTGCGGCATCGGAATCCGATGCCACCAGCCGAACGGCGAAGGCGAGGCCGCCGCCGGCGGTCGCGGCGAGCGTTCCTGCCGTCGGGGAGAGCGAGTTGGCGACCACCAGGCGGTCGGCGTCGACCACACGGGGCAGAGCAGCGGAGAGGCCGGCCAGGACGAAGCGGTTGACCGCCGTGACGCAGAGCGCGGAGACGTAGAAGAGCCAGTCGGGCACGTGGCTCAGGACCAGGACGGCTGTCACCGAAGCCAGCACGGCGCGGAGGAGGTTGCCGTAGAGCAGGACCTGGCGGCGTCGCCAGCGGTCGAGCAGGACTCCGGCGAAGGGGCCGACGAGGGAGTACGGAAGAAGGAGGACCGCCATTGCGGAGGCGATCGCGGCTGCCGACGTCTGCTTCTCGGGCGAGAAGACGACGTACGCGGCCAACGCGACCTGGTAGACGCCGTCGGCTCCCTGTGACAGCAGCCGTACGGCCAGCAGATGCCGGAAGTCCCGGAAACGGAGCAGGACGCGCAGGTCGCGCACGACGGACATGGGGCACAGCCTCACATACGCGGAGGGTCCCCGGGCACCTGACCCGGGGACCCTCAACAGCCCGTCACGAACGCCTGATCAGCGCTCGACCTCGCCCTTGATGAACTTCTCGACGTTCTCACGAGCCTGGTCGTCGAAGTACTGCACCGGCGGGGACTTCATGAAGTACGACGACGCCGACAGGATCGGGCCGCCGATGCCACGGTCCTTGGCGATCTTCGCGGCGCGCAGTGCGTCGATGATGACACCGGCGGAGTTCGGGGAGTCCCAGACCTCCAGCTTGTACTCCAGGTTCAGCGGGACGTCACCGAAGGCACGGCCCTCGAGACGGACATACGCCCACTTGCGGTCGTCGAGCCAGGCGACGTAGTCCGACGGGCCGATGTGGACGTTCTTCTCGCCGAGCTCCCGGTCGGGGATCTGGGAGGTCACGGCCTGAGTCTTGGAGATCTTCTTGGACTCCAGGCGGTCGCGCTCCAACATGTTCTTGAAGTCCATGTTGCCGCCGACGTTCAACTGCATCGTGCGATCAAGGATCACACCGCGGTCCTCGAACAGCTTCGCCATGACGCGGTGCGTGATGGTGGCACCCACCTGCGACTTGATGTCGTCACCGACGATCGGGACGCCGGCCTCGGTGAACTTGTCCGCCCACTCCTTGGTGCCGGCGATGAAGACCGGAAGGGCGTTGACGAAAGCGACCTTGGCGTCGATGGCGCACTGGGCGTAGAACTTGGCCGCATCCTCGGAACCGACGGGCAGGTAGCAGACTAGGACGTCGACCTGCCTGTCCTTAAGGATCTGGACCACGTCGACCGGGGCCTCGGAGGACTCCTCGATGGTCTCGCGGTAGTACTTGCCGAGGCCGTCCAGCGTGTGGCCGCGTTGCACGGTCACACCGGTGCTCGGCACGTCACAGATCTTGATCGTGTTGTTCTCGGAGGCGCCGATGGCGTCCGCGAGGTCCAGACCGACCTTTTTGGCGTCGACGTCGAAGGCGGCGACGAACTCCACGTCACTGACGTGGTACTCGCCGAACCGCACGTGCATGAGGCCCGGGACCCTGGACGCCGGGTCGGCGTCCTTGTAGTACTCGACTCCCTGCACCAGCGACGCGGCGCAGTTGCCCACACCGACGACGGCTACGCGAACCGAACCCATTCCGGTTGCTCCCTGTGTGTACGAGTGAGGTCCTGGCAGGGACCTCACGTGGTGGTGTCGCCGGGCGCATCCGGTCCGGGGGTGTCCCCGGGCCGGGGCAGGGCGCCCGGCGCTCCCTCTGTGGTGTCGCGAGCGGGATCTCCTTGGGCGGGGCCCTTCAGGTCCCGGCCTGCCCGCTCGCTCTCGATGAGCTCGTTCAGCCAGCGCACTTCGCGCTCCACGGACTCCATCCCGTGGCGCTGGAGCTCAAGCGTGTAGTCGTCGAGGCGCTCGCGGGTGCGTGTCAGAGAGACGCGCATCTTGTCCAGCCGTTCCTCCAAACGGCTGCGACGGCCCTCCAGGACGCGCATACGCACATCCCGGGAGGTCTGCCCGAAGAACGCGAAGCGAGCGGCGAAGTGCTCATCCTCGTAAGCGTCGGGACCCGTCTGCGAGAGCAGCTCCTCGAAGTGCTCCTTACCTTCCGCCGTCAACCGGTAGACGATCTTGGCGCGGCGACCCGTGAGCGGGGCGGCGGCAGCATCCTCCGGGGTACCACCCGACTCCTCGATCAACCAGCCGTTGGCGACCAGCGTCTTGAGGCAGGGGTAGAGCGTCCCGTAGCTGAACGCCCGGAACACACCCAACGACGTGTTGAGTCGTTTGCGCAGCTCATAGCCGTGCATCGGGGCTTCGCGGAGCAGGCCGAGGACGGCGAACTCGAGTATCCCGGAGCGTCGGCTCATCGTCGCCTCCCGTCTCCCGCTGGCCCCGCCGACACGATTTATGCCGAGCTGATGTATCGACTCGATACATCAAGACGATAGAACGCCCCTACGGATGCGACAAGTGGGGATCCGGTGAACGGGGTCACATCACCGATTAGTAGGAAGCAAGTTGCCTGTTTTGGGGTGAAGTTCGGTGCTCAGTGGGTTTTGGCGGTGCGTAGTCTGTGCGGCATGCACACCACTGGGAATCGAGTGACGTGTGAGCACGTCGTCGTCCTGGGTGCGGTACGGATGAATGCCAACACGACCGCATCCGTACTTCGGGGGGACCGGAAACCAGCCGCCGTTTCCAGGCGCGCACGGGTGCGCCTGCCCGAGGAGTAGTCGTTCGATGAGCGAGCACCGTCGCAAACCGCCGCAGCCGCAGGGAGGCGGACGTGCCGCGGCCCGACGCGGCCAGTCGGCTTCCTCCGGCCGCCGCGCGGCACCGCGGGGCGCCAGCGGGTCACTTTCCGATACATACGCTGCGGGAGGTGAGGAGTCCCCGTACGAGGGACGCGCAGCGACTCGACGTGCGGCGCAGAGAAGTACCGGCGCCGGTCCGGGCGGCAGCCGTCGTAGAGCGGCTGAGCCCGCGGGGCGCGGTCCGGGGCGTGGCCGAGGGCGTGCCGCCCCGCCCGGCAAAAAGCGCTTTATCGACTATCCGCGCGCCGGTAGGTACGGGGCGATGCGGTGGGTGCCTTCGTGGCGCCAGGTGACAGGGCTGTTCATCGGGTTCTTCGGCTGCCTCGTGGCGGC
The DNA window shown above is from Streptomyces akebiae and carries:
- a CDS encoding MFS transporter, with protein sequence MSVVRDLRVLLRFRDFRHLLAVRLLSQGADGVYQVALAAYVVFSPEKQTSAAAIASAMAVLLLPYSLVGPFAGVLLDRWRRRQVLLYGNLLRAVLASVTAVLVLSHVPDWLFYVSALCVTAVNRFVLAGLSAALPRVVDADRLVVANSLSPTAGTLAATAGGGLAFAVRLVASDSDAAVVLLGAGLYLCAALASLRIARELLGPDPELVQPRLGTAVAGTARGLVSGVRHLAEPGRRAAAWALASMTLMRFCYGALTVMVLMLCRYAWSFESSGASEDEGLALLGLAVGISGAGFFTAAVITPWAAGRLGPGLWIVTCSAAAAVLEPALGLPFTEVPILIAAFVLGLVTQGAKISTDTIVQSSVEDGYRGRIFSLYDVLFNIAFVGAAAVAALMLPPDGRSTALVITVAVIYGVIAAAMARFGLARQP
- a CDS encoding inositol-3-phosphate synthase; protein product: MGSVRVAVVGVGNCAASLVQGVEYYKDADPASRVPGLMHVRFGEYHVSDVEFVAAFDVDAKKVGLDLADAIGASENNTIKICDVPSTGVTVQRGHTLDGLGKYYRETIEESSEAPVDVVQILKDRQVDVLVCYLPVGSEDAAKFYAQCAIDAKVAFVNALPVFIAGTKEWADKFTEAGVPIVGDDIKSQVGATITHRVMAKLFEDRGVILDRTMQLNVGGNMDFKNMLERDRLESKKISKTQAVTSQIPDRELGEKNVHIGPSDYVAWLDDRKWAYVRLEGRAFGDVPLNLEYKLEVWDSPNSAGVIIDALRAAKIAKDRGIGGPILSASSYFMKSPPVQYFDDQARENVEKFIKGEVER
- a CDS encoding PadR family transcriptional regulator yields the protein MSRRSGILEFAVLGLLREAPMHGYELRKRLNTSLGVFRAFSYGTLYPCLKTLVANGWLIEESGGTPEDAAAAPLTGRRAKIVYRLTAEGKEHFEELLSQTGPDAYEDEHFAARFAFFGQTSRDVRMRVLEGRRSRLEERLDKMRVSLTRTRERLDDYTLELQRHGMESVEREVRWLNELIESERAGRDLKGPAQGDPARDTTEGAPGALPRPGDTPGPDAPGDTTT